In Lolium rigidum isolate FL_2022 chromosome 3, APGP_CSIRO_Lrig_0.1, whole genome shotgun sequence, the genomic window GATCACAATAATAAGTATAGAAATAAGGAGAGGGCGAACAAAGCATGTTTTCCGGTGCATATCTGCAGAATCACGATGGAACAGTTCATAATACAGCGAGAATAAACCTTGCCCAGGGGCAATCAAAATCTGGAGTCTAGGTACCGTCTCTCTATTGACAAGGGCTTGATATAGCTTGACAGTGACTTGAAATGGGTTCCGGTGTGTCTCCACAACCCAACAGACATCACTGCAAAAAATATGACAAAAACATGGCACAGCTTTAGATTAGTCAGTAAAAGTCATGGTTATCACTGCTATTGACATGTTGGAATCGTGCTGAAATAGAATTCAGTGTTGAATTTGCAACTCTCTAGAGCTAGATATGCACTAAGATCAATCTAGGAACTTCACCTGCTGTTGTGGTGGCTGCTGCGCCGCTGCTGGTTGCTGGTAATTGGGGTACCCTGCATAAGCTCCATAACCATACATGTTAGGGTCTTGAGGTTGTGCATAACCGCCACCATAAGCCTCATAACCTTGTCCATAGCCACCATAGTAACCACCAGCACCAGCAGCTGCCCCCCACTGGTTGGATTCCTGCTGCGGCTGAAGATGTTTAAAGATCACAATGTTACTTACTTTAGATAGAATAAACAACATGTACAGGAAAGAACTTTCAGTATGCGATAAATTGACCTGAGCCTGTTTATTCGAAGGGCTTCGTCCCCATGAAAGCCTTGCATTCTGCCCACCAATCAAGGTCCCTTGCAGCATTTGAAGAGCTTGCTCAGCAGAAGGCCTGGATAGGTATTGAGAAGAGTATCTTAGAATAAAGTATTTTAGACATGTGCAGAAGGGAACAAATAAGGAATCAGTAAATAACATCAACCTGTTAGCAAACTGGACAAAACCACATCTCTTTCCAACAGGAATCTTGACATGGACAACTTCCCCATAAGGAGTAAAAACTTGTTTCAAGGCATCTTCGCTGACGTTGGGGTCAAGGCCACCAACAAATATCTGAGCTCAAACAGACTAAGAAGTCAACAAAAAACTGAAAATCAATTAAGATGGTACAGAAAAGTAGAACTAAGAACGCACGGTGGTATTGCTAGGATCATTGTCGGACTGAGCTCCTTGAGTATTTGTATTTGGTACTGTAAATGAAAGCAAAAAGTGAAGAAAATACAATGTAAGACTTGTAAAGTATCAAAGGGTAAACATGAATGCTATCATGCAGGAGTTTTCATCAAAATAGTAACATACACTACACAGTGATATTCAAACAGATCAAGACATTTTACACCATATACAATGAGAACAGTAGCAGGAAACTGGGAGCAACTACATTGTCTCAACAAACAAGAAGAAGTGGTTAGGTTAAAATACACTAGACAGTATTATTCAAGTGGATCCAATACATTTTACATCATATCATTAAGAAGAATAGCAAGCACCACAGAAGCAAATTGAGAGTAACAAAATTGGCTTGGCAAACAAGAAGAAACATGTCTTAAGGGTAGTATTATATTTAATAAGTAAATATGAAGCCAAAAGGCGCCAGGCTGAACGTGAGCCGAATAGACACTATACATAGATGCCAAATTGCATTACCAAATTAAAAATGCAATAAAGTGGCCAAATATTGCTAGTAAGACAATAAGTCAATACAGATCAAAATATAAGTTAATATATTCATAGCAAGGATAAGCATAAACCTACTTACAGTGCTATGTGCAGAAAACATCAAAACAGGCTAGGTTTATAACATAAAATATTGAACATAGTGAACTGCTTAAGATTTGAAATCACAAGCGAAATGGAAAGATGTAGCTAAAACTGTCATACTGCAAAAAGTAAGTTTGCAAGGCAGCATAAACATTTAGTTCAAATGATAAAGATGACATGGTGACTGGAAAATGGCAATGAAGACAAATAAAAAATTACTAGCAAAACGCAATTACAAATTAAACCCAAAAGGTAACAAAGAATTACTGACAAAAGGTCATGTTGTTTGGTTATATATGAAATTCACTTTGCAAAAGGGAATCAATCACTATAAAGTCAGCAGTAAAAAAACAGACCAAAGTTTATTACACACAAATAAAATGTGCTGCAAAGATATATACATATAAATGCAATAGATCCTGCAGTAACCAGGAGAATGACATAAACAGAAGAACCAGAAATGGATTTCAAATTTAGGACATAAATGATTTACACTGACCTAAATGAGGCCACACATTACACAAGAAATGTCACGGCTCAAGTCAATTCCAGGGTTCCTATATGAAGAGAGCCTGTTGACATCCTGCTTCCAGATAACATGAGTTTCATGAGTGTACTGTTTTCTATTGTTCTAATTCTATTGCATTAAATGATCCAAATTCACGAAGGGGGATTATAATAATGAAGATTGCCTTTTTCATAAGAAGGTTAAGACTTGATATCAATTTGTTCTGACACAAACAAGTAAAACAGCAAGATAAAAATCACAGAAGGTAAAGGCACCCACAGCTACAAGCATAGTAATCAGATACCAATAAGAAGCAACTAATGTATGTGATAGCAAATAACAATTGCAGGGACATGTCATTGACAATATTTACCTCTCTCCTGAACACCAGTTGTTTTTCTATTTGCTGCTGGACCAATGCGCATAGGTCGGGAAGAACAAGGCATTCCATTCATTTCAGTCATTGCGCGAGCTTGCTCTGTAGGATCACCAAACTTGACAAATCCATAACCCTTTGAGCGCATTGTCATTTTATCAGTCACAACTTTGGCGCCCTTCACCGAAGGGTAATGGACCCTAAATGTCTCCTGTAACATGTAGTCTGTAACATCTGCTGCCAGATCCCCAACAAAAATTGTGTAATCTGGGGTATCATCACGTTTTTCACCAGCACTGGCCCAGTTGAGTCTGTATGCCATCTCGACATTTGGCATCATTTGTCCATTGAATGTTGTAAGAACTCGTTCAGCGGCTGCATGGCTTACAAACTCAACAAAGCCATAACCCTGAAGTTGCCCAGTTTGCTTGTCACGGATAAGCTTCACAGCCTGAACCTGCGAAGTTAAAGCAAAGATCGTATTAAGCAACTTTGCATGTATGTTACATGGTCTGCAGAACCTCCACACCAACGTTAGGCGTTAGCTAGAGATGTTTCAGAAGAGACTTGCAGTCATACCATCATACAATCGTACTGAGATACATTTAACTGCTCAATAATCACAGCTAAATCAACTagagctttgttttttttttttttgttagaaAAAAAAATCGTCACAGAGTAACAAGTAATTTCCTCGAGCAATATTCCTTAGCGGTTCTACTAACAAAACAAAACCACCCTAAACCTTACAGTTCGACGCATTAGAAACAGGGACAGGCACATCCACTAATTCGGGGACAAGCGCGACCAAAATTAGGCGCGACGGAAGAAGAAATCTCGCATCAGATCGGGACACATACCTCCCCGGTGGCCGCGAAGCAGCCGTAGATGTAGTTCTCGTCCATCCAGTACTGCAGGTCCCCGATCCAGAGCG contains:
- the LOC124701904 gene encoding LOW QUALITY PROTEIN: RNA-binding protein L-like (The sequence of the model RefSeq protein was modified relative to this genomic sequence to represent the inferred CDS: inserted 1 base in 1 codon); this encodes MMQQPPPSQPQPGMPPQGATGQPPHWGAIPPPMPQYGQPPPQYAQPPPPQQQMWGQPPPQTAPYGQVPAPQQYYAAPQAPPXRPASADEVKTLWIGDLQYWMDENYIYGCFAATGEVQAVKLIRDKQTGQLQGYGFVEFVSHAAAERVLTTFNGQMMPNVEMAYRLNWASAGEKRDDTPDYTIFVGDLAADVTDYMLQETFRVHYPSVKGAKVVTDKMTMRSKGYGFVKFGDPTEQARAMTEMNGMPCSSRPMRIGPAANRKTTGVQERVPNTNTQGAQSDNDPSNTTIFVGGLDPNVSEDALKQVFTPYGEVVHVKIPVGKRCGFVQFANRPSAEQALQMLQGTLIGGQNARLSWGRSPSNKQAQPQQESNQWGAAAGAGGYYGGYGQGYEAYGGGYAQPQDPNMYGYGAYAGYPNYQQPAAAQQPPQQQVKFLD